CGAAATTTCGCCTCCGATGCTCGTTCTCACGGCATCGTTCCAGCCGGATGATTCACTGTTCCTCGACTGGGAATGGGAATACCGGCAGGGCGAAGACATCACCCGCATTCCGCTGGGCACCAGGGCTGATCCGGCTGCCGGCTACCGCGATATCGTTGCCGAAGCTGACTTGCTGACGGCTGTCGGCAAGGTCCTCGGCGGGGTGCCCCGCAGCCGCGCCTACCAAGGCATAGACACCGCGGAATTCACCGAATATGTGCTGCCGAAAATCGAAAAAGTCGACGGCGTGAGGGTGGATGTGATCGGCGAACGCCCCGATTACCGTGAGCTGACCAGCGTTCCGGAGCTTCGAATCACCACTGTGGAGACCGAGCGCCGTGACTGGTTTGATCTTGGCATCATGATCACGGTGGATGGCCGGCTTGTTCCCTTCGCCGAGGTGTTCAAGGCGCTGTCCCAGGGCAAAACCAAGCTGCTGCTGCCCGACCGCACGTATCTGTCCCTGGACCGGCCCGAATTTGCCCAGCTCCACGCCCTGCTTGAAGAGGCCGAAGGACTGCGCGAGTGGGAAACCGGCGAAATGACCATCAGCCGGTACCAGGCCGGGCTGTGGTCCGAGCTGGAGGAGCTCGCCGAAGAAACCGAGCAGGCAGCCGCTTGGCGCGCCTCGGTAACCGGGCTGCTGGAACTGGAGTCAGTGGACCCGGTGCCGTTGCCCGCCGGCCTCAAAGCTGAACTGCGTCCCTACCAAGCTGAGGGGTTCAACTGGCTCGCCTTCCTCTGGCAGCACGGGCTCGGCGGGATCCTGGCGGATGACATGGGGCTGGGTAAGACCCTGCAAACGCTGGCGCTGGTGGCGCATGCCCGGGAAAGTGCCACAGCTCAGCCTTCGGCGGCTTCCGGCGACGGTGGCTCCCCGGCGGCGCCCGACGACGGCGGGTCCCCGGCAGCGCGCAGACCGTTCCTCGTTGTTGCTCCCACCTCCGTGGTGCCCAACTGGCTGTCGGAAGCAGCCCGCTTCACTCCCGGGCTGCGCACGGTGTCCATCCCCGACACCAGCGCCAAATCCAAGGTGCCGCTGGCCGACCTCACTGCGGATGCCGACATCGTTGTCACCTCTTATGCCGTGTTCCGGCTGGACTTTGCCGCTTACCGCTCACTCGAATGGGATGGGCTGATCCTGGATGAGGCGCAGTTCGTGAAGAACCGCACCACTCGGGCGCATCAATGCGCACGCGACCTCGTGGCCCCGTTCAAGCTGGCGATCACCGGCACCCCCATGGAAAACAACCTCCTCGAGCTGTGGAGCCTGTTTGCGATCGTGGCGCCAGGCCTGTTTCCCTCAGCCCGCAAGTTCACTGAGGAATACCAGCGCCCGATTGAACGCGGTGAAGACGCCAACTTGTTGGCCCGGATGCGCCGCCGGATCCGTCCGCTCCTCATGCGCCGCACCAAGGAAGCAGTGGCCAAGGACCTCCCGGAAAAGCAGGAACAGGTCCTTGAAGTGGATTTGAGCCCGAAGCACCGCAAAATCTACGAAATGCACCTTCAGCGTGAACGCCAAAAGCTGATGGGACTTATCAAGGACCTCGACCGAAACCGGATGATCGTGTTCCGTTCCCTGACCCTGCTCAGGATGCTGAGCCTTGACGCCTCGCTCGTGGACGATGAGTATGCCGGAGTTCCGTCGGCCAAACTCGACGCCCTGTTTGAGCAGCTCGAAGATGTCACCGCTGAAGGGCACCGGGCACTGATCTTCAGCCAGTTCACCTCTTTCCTGAAGAAGGCCGCCGAGCGCCTTGATGCTGCGGGCATCCCTTACGCCTATCTGGACGGCTCCACCCGGGACCGCGGTGCCGTCATCAACTCCTTCAAGGACGGCCAGGCGCCCGTGTTCCTGATCAGCCTCAAGGCCGGCGGATTCGGCCTGAACCTGACGGAGGCCGACTACGTGTTCCTGCTGGATCCCTGGTGGAACCCGGCGGCCGAGTCGCAGGCGGTGGACCGCACGCACCGCATCGGGCAAACCCGCAATGTCATGGTGTACCGGATGGTTGCGCGGGGGACCATCGAAGAGAAGGTTATGGCGTTGAAGGAGCAAAAGGCGAAGCTCTTCAGCTCCGTGATGGACGACGACGCCGTGTTCAGTTCAGCGCTGACCGCTGACGACATCAGGGCACTGCTGGACTGAGTGGCTTCACACTCACGATCAGCTATGAATTTCCCCACGGCTGCTGCTGCCTGGACGGCATCAAAGCGCGTCATTGCAGGCGAGTGCCGGCATTCCTGTGCACCGGGTGAGCCCGGTGCAGCTATTAATCTGGAAAAGGTCAGCACCTTGCCCTCCATCAGGGGCCGCCGTCATCGGGAAAGGACTATGTACACGCAGGATTCAACCCTCGTCCGTCCGCTGGATGTCACCGCGAAGGATGAAGACGAGCTCGTGCATGTTTTTTGCACACCCTGCAAGCGCCGGGCGATGCACCATGCACAAAGACCCACTCCGTACTGCGGAAAGATCATGCCGAACCGCCCGCTGAGGGATGACAACGGCCATCTGCCCGTTTGCACGGTGTGCGTGGATTTGGCACGTTCCGGCCCCTGCCCCCGCTGCGGCATGCAGGCCCGGTTCTAGCATTCCCTCATGCCTGATGAGCCATTTCCGTGAACCTCGTTTGGCATTCCGTGAACCTCGTTTGGTTTGTACAGTGGGGTGATGGCTACTGACGAACGCCCCATCGGATTCTGGCTGAAACTCGTGGACCAATTGGTTGATGACCAGTTCGGAGCCAGTTTCGAAGAACACGGCGTCACCCGGAGGCAATGGCAGATGATGAATCTGCTGACTGACGGTCCCGCCTCCGAGAAGCAGCTCACCGACGGGCTGAGACCCTATTTCCCTGTCGTGGAATCCGGCACCTCGGTGGAACTGATCGAGGAACTGCGTGAAAGCGGCTGGGTCGCTCTGGACGAGGGCCAGTATCAGCTCACTGATCTGGGCCGCCGCAGTTTGGAGAACCTCCGCGGCGCCGTGGAACGCATCCGGGAGCAGCTCACGGAAAATGTCTCAGAAGATGAGTACAGCGCTCTCGTGGCCGTGCTCCAGCGGATGGCCACCAATCTGGGGTGGGACGACACCCGGGACAAGCCGGTGGAACCATGACGTCTTTACTCCCAGACGCTGCGGGCTCGTTGCTGCGGGCGCATTATTAAACCGAGGTCCTTGTTAGACTGGCGCCATGTTATTCCCAAGCATCATGAGCGGCCCCAGGTCCGCCGTGGAGGGGATGGTGGGCCGGCAGGCCTGCAGAGCATCTAACCTGCCGCTGCTCGCCTAGGCTTCCCGCACCTTCCCCTCCGAGTGCATCTAAGCGCACGTGCCTTTATCCGCACACGGTTTGTGGTGCCCGCAGGCATGCGAGCGGACAGTTCCATGTCCTCATTCCTGCTCACCGAAGGCAGTA
This genomic interval from Arthrobacter citreus contains the following:
- a CDS encoding SNF2-related protein, producing the protein MPSSPPLIDVTDIIRVVGGAAFQRGQTYAKGGAVDAMEWDPQAEVLRAKVRGHSSVPYRIMLQLGEKRQGDYRLLDNHCSCPVGFDCKHVAAVALQSNTDHLLARQEFIRPAAPGKPAVPAWQDSLQTLIDADLDALTGSTPAAATPLALQFEVRTTDAGMSSRWGAPAPRSAHRATSFRLGVRPVVRNTKGNWVKNNLAWSNIAYQTYGMKLDPEQHRWFSQFPALHRSNGVSYFGQNDSWLYLDDFANPLLWQLLEEARRIGIDFVGTKKDTSVQLGQRAALSLDVRAAEPGDSSRLQLLPVLEIDGQPLPTDAAGLISGHGIYVRSPENVITLAPTARPLTDQDKGLLLKGAPVMIPEEDAPVFLEKFYPKLRQVLPVTSSDNSVEFPEISPPMLVLTASFQPDDSLFLDWEWEYRQGEDITRIPLGTRADPAAGYRDIVAEADLLTAVGKVLGGVPRSRAYQGIDTAEFTEYVLPKIEKVDGVRVDVIGERPDYRELTSVPELRITTVETERRDWFDLGIMITVDGRLVPFAEVFKALSQGKTKLLLPDRTYLSLDRPEFAQLHALLEEAEGLREWETGEMTISRYQAGLWSELEELAEETEQAAAWRASVTGLLELESVDPVPLPAGLKAELRPYQAEGFNWLAFLWQHGLGGILADDMGLGKTLQTLALVAHARESATAQPSAASGDGGSPAAPDDGGSPAARRPFLVVAPTSVVPNWLSEAARFTPGLRTVSIPDTSAKSKVPLADLTADADIVVTSYAVFRLDFAAYRSLEWDGLILDEAQFVKNRTTRAHQCARDLVAPFKLAITGTPMENNLLELWSLFAIVAPGLFPSARKFTEEYQRPIERGEDANLLARMRRRIRPLLMRRTKEAVAKDLPEKQEQVLEVDLSPKHRKIYEMHLQRERQKLMGLIKDLDRNRMIVFRSLTLLRMLSLDASLVDDEYAGVPSAKLDALFEQLEDVTAEGHRALIFSQFTSFLKKAAERLDAAGIPYAYLDGSTRDRGAVINSFKDGQAPVFLISLKAGGFGLNLTEADYVFLLDPWWNPAAESQAVDRTHRIGQTRNVMVYRMVARGTIEEKVMALKEQKAKLFSSVMDDDAVFSSALTADDIRALLD
- a CDS encoding MarR family winged helix-turn-helix transcriptional regulator; translated protein: MATDERPIGFWLKLVDQLVDDQFGASFEEHGVTRRQWQMMNLLTDGPASEKQLTDGLRPYFPVVESGTSVELIEELRESGWVALDEGQYQLTDLGRRSLENLRGAVERIREQLTENVSEDEYSALVAVLQRMATNLGWDDTRDKPVEP